A region of Dermochelys coriacea isolate rDerCor1 chromosome 1, rDerCor1.pri.v4, whole genome shotgun sequence DNA encodes the following proteins:
- the ASCL1 gene encoding achaete-scute homolog 1, giving the protein MASAGPAKMDSGASQFLQPACFFAAAQSAPPPPPLSPAGGQPSPGTKAAAPKPLKRQRSSSPELMRCKRRLNFSGFGYSLPQQQPAAVARRNERERNRVKLVNLGFATLREHVPNGAANKKMSKVETLRSAVEYIRALQQLLDEHDAVSAAFQAGVLSPTISPSYSHDMNSMAGSPVSSYSSDEGSYDPLSPEEQELLDFTNWF; this is encoded by the coding sequence ATGGCCAGCGCCGGCCCTGCCAAGATGGACAGCGGCGCCAGCCAGTTCCTGCAGCCCGCCTGCTTCTTCGCCGCCGCCCAgagcgcgccgccgccgccgccgctcagCCCGGCCGGCGGCCAGCCCTCGCCGGGCACCAAGGCGGCGGCGCCGAAGCCCCTCAAGCGGCAGCGCTCGTCCTCCCCGGAGCTGATGCGCTGCAAGAGGCGCCTCAACTTCAGCGGCTTCGGCTACAGCCTCCCGCAGCAGCAGCCGGCGGCCGTGGCGCGGCGGAACGAGCGCGAGAGGAACCGGGTGAAGCTGGTCAACCTGGGCTTCGCCACCCTCAGGGAGCACGTCCCCAACGGGGCGGCCAACAAGAAGATGAGCAAGGTGGAGACGCTGCGCTCGGCCGTCGAGTACATCCgagccctgcagcagctgctggacgAGCACGACGCCGTCAGCGCCGCCTTCCAGGCCGGGGTGCTGTCCCCCACCATCTCCCCCAGCTACTCCCACGACATGAACTCCATGGCGGGCTCCCCCGTCTCCTCCTATTCCTCCGACGAAGGCTCCTACGACCCGCTGAGCCCCGAAGAGCAGGAGCTCCTGGACTTCACCAACTGGTTCTGA